A genomic stretch from Bifidobacterium sp. ESL0769 includes:
- a CDS encoding FHA domain-containing protein — translation MSTLPFPPPPELGWYDDDATVVSANQSAAVEPAEDSGAAQTPQTLVDKAVAARKPAADKSWTSSTPQTNSEGDIEDWDGTVLSTAFMAEEPKKRYRLHNDATGQDIELIKSALLGRNVSATVPQGAMSIKLADPTRTVSRNHAAVSYDKDGALWIEDYGSLNGTYIIEDDHEQQVKDNPVQLTAPTTLRIGDQFFKLTEDKS, via the coding sequence ATGAGCACTTTGCCTTTTCCGCCGCCACCCGAGCTTGGTTGGTATGACGATGACGCCACAGTTGTATCCGCAAACCAGAGCGCGGCCGTAGAGCCCGCAGAGGATTCGGGGGCGGCGCAGACTCCGCAGACGTTGGTTGACAAGGCCGTCGCGGCGCGCAAGCCTGCCGCTGACAAATCCTGGACTTCGTCCACTCCGCAGACCAATAGCGAGGGTGACATCGAGGACTGGGATGGAACGGTGCTTTCCACCGCTTTCATGGCCGAAGAGCCCAAGAAACGTTACCGCCTGCACAACGATGCCACAGGCCAGGATATTGAGCTGATCAAGAGCGCTCTGCTTGGCCGCAACGTTTCAGCCACCGTGCCGCAAGGCGCGATGTCGATCAAGCTTGCCGATCCGACGCGCACGGTTTCACGCAATCACGCCGCCGTCAGCTACGACAAGGACGGCGCGTTGTGGATCGAGGACTACGGTTCGCTCAACGGCACGTATATCATTGAGGACGACCACGAGCAGCAGGTCAAAGACAACCCTGTTCAGCTCACGGCGCCTACGACGTTGCGTATCGGCGACCAGTTCTTCAAGCTCACTGAAGACAAGAGCTGA
- a CDS encoding serine/threonine-protein phosphatase, translating into MSNHPHIRAAMGTDIGKRRRNNQDTGVNEPGVYMVCDGMGGGVGGERASALTAGHFKAIASKAVRSRKVIESALNASQHDVYELGKDLGGLAGTTATGIILPARPAKDGSEQAPLWYVINVGDSRTYHFNLDEHGNAVASSISHITKDHSERQQAIDAGLMSPKMANATIPRNVITQCIGAPQGIRPDFYAVVPSGRFIVCSDGLYSEVDDTEIAAICQANPDPKRAVEALTRAALKAGGNDNITIVVVDVRPSISCNEPWHASKLDIGEELETIGDVTLDSLHT; encoded by the coding sequence ATGTCTAATCACCCACACATTCGTGCGGCCATGGGCACCGACATCGGCAAAAGGCGACGCAACAACCAAGACACTGGGGTCAACGAGCCCGGAGTCTATATGGTCTGCGACGGCATGGGCGGCGGCGTCGGCGGCGAACGCGCGAGCGCGTTGACCGCAGGGCACTTCAAGGCCATCGCGAGTAAGGCCGTGCGGTCCCGAAAAGTCATCGAATCCGCACTGAACGCCTCCCAGCATGACGTCTACGAACTGGGCAAGGACCTTGGCGGCCTGGCCGGAACCACGGCCACCGGCATCATCCTTCCTGCCCGCCCAGCCAAGGACGGCAGTGAGCAGGCTCCGCTTTGGTATGTGATCAATGTCGGCGATTCCCGCACTTACCATTTCAATCTCGACGAGCACGGCAACGCGGTCGCTTCCTCAATCAGCCATATCACCAAGGACCATTCCGAGCGGCAACAGGCCATTGACGCCGGACTGATGTCGCCGAAAATGGCCAATGCGACCATCCCGCGAAACGTCATCACCCAGTGCATCGGCGCGCCGCAAGGCATTCGGCCCGACTTTTACGCGGTGGTGCCCTCCGGCCGGTTCATCGTATGTTCCGACGGACTTTATTCCGAGGTCGACGACACCGAAATCGCGGCGATCTGCCAGGCGAACCCGGACCCGAAACGTGCCGTGGAAGCGCTGACGCGCGCGGCTCTCAAGGCCGGGGGCAACGACAACATCACCATCGTCGTCGTCGACGTGCGGCCAAGCATCTCCTGCAACGAGCCTTGGCACGCCAGCAAACTCGATATCGGGGAGGAGCTGGAGACCATCGGAGATGTCACCCTCGACAGTCTGCATACATAA
- a CDS encoding transglutaminaseTgpA domain-containing protein, with product MSDSFNAAINPTGRPSPSRAKANRSKASVSAAASASASASLPDFTGTTGTNTTGTWASTTRAPIALTATSNGQRQMFVTVRRPWTTAAIGALLVLVTVCLNSANLIDVYGNVLVWAMAAVPAALLGVLIALAGVNPVLKLWWQIVFLVLAQFLVGPVIALNDTTIAHIVPSLKTITQGFTQTFGSFKYVIAVIPPLGNANGSLMALWTLNLWTAFLAGVFAVSVSKKINLITIFPLALNLAVSALLGTAYGTLRPVCGIIAMLALVVWLAWRWQSLDIRRPISMVIIIVLAVGLSFGATLIVPQHRLTLRDRYNPPLDPHQYTSPLSDMRSYVKYHKKETLLSVSGLPAGTPVRLAVMDRFDGNVWNLSDSTDASDSSDYRKIGSGIANTTQGEHFKATFKVHKGFSEQWLPLAGEATSVGMNTQDFYYNMGTHSAIVPNMALGGQTYTESGVIADIPSQQQIIHAHAERITQPEAKDIPDSASRLAPALTGKQDSDGATAATLATALKTKGWFSHGLAGDYPSLPGHGNFRIDSMLGGTAMVGDSEQYASAMAMMARELNLPTRVVLGFIPKDKDGNITKARTTHTKSGVAQTDFTGNDIEAWVEINFKDYGWVPFYPTPKETKIPNKNQDLTPPNPKTLVRQPPVPLVDPLHDQNQARDQSSLDGADAGDLNGNATLMRILAIAEKVAIYGSPLWIILIICGLILLIKAIQLAVMARRGSSEQRIASGWRAIDMLADQSGIKTSGTRRQQVAQIDKALKAAKEGGISAMDTTGAAGTAASTMTPAASQLPTRKAQKAAEKAAKKRKPFKGHPIDLGQLQLLSREADWVAFSGKKPEETASEDYWKRVKAMRKAILADQPRMRRLRTRLSLKGVFHMPHLDLSRLKELGSKNVAGHSGSKNRSGAKGSAGFANVSKAKTGKSAKPGKTSKKNATKGTSILTGVHTKRKTTARKGR from the coding sequence ATGAGCGATTCCTTTAACGCGGCAATCAATCCGACGGGCCGGCCAAGCCCGAGCCGAGCGAAAGCAAACCGCTCTAAGGCTTCTGTTTCTGCAGCTGCTTCCGCATCGGCCTCGGCCTCCCTCCCCGATTTCACCGGCACGACCGGCACCAACACCACCGGCACGTGGGCAAGTACCACCCGGGCCCCGATTGCCCTGACCGCCACCAGCAATGGCCAGCGTCAGATGTTCGTCACCGTTCGCCGCCCTTGGACCACCGCCGCCATCGGCGCCCTGCTCGTCCTAGTCACCGTCTGCCTCAACTCCGCCAATCTCATCGACGTCTACGGCAATGTTCTGGTCTGGGCCATGGCAGCCGTTCCGGCGGCGCTGCTCGGCGTTCTGATTGCCCTGGCCGGAGTCAATCCGGTGCTCAAACTGTGGTGGCAAATCGTTTTCCTTGTCCTCGCGCAGTTCCTCGTCGGCCCCGTTATCGCGTTGAACGACACGACCATCGCACATATCGTACCGAGCCTGAAAACCATCACCCAAGGTTTCACGCAGACTTTCGGCTCGTTCAAATATGTCATCGCCGTCATTCCGCCACTCGGCAATGCCAACGGCAGCCTGATGGCGCTGTGGACGCTCAATCTGTGGACGGCGTTCCTGGCCGGCGTTTTCGCGGTTTCGGTGAGCAAGAAAATCAACCTCATCACCATTTTCCCGTTGGCCTTGAACCTCGCGGTGAGCGCGCTTTTGGGCACCGCTTACGGCACGCTGCGTCCAGTCTGCGGCATTATCGCCATGCTGGCGTTGGTGGTCTGGCTTGCCTGGCGCTGGCAGTCACTGGATATCCGCCGACCGATAAGCATGGTCATCATTATTGTTCTTGCCGTCGGTCTGTCGTTCGGTGCGACCCTCATCGTCCCGCAGCACCGCTTAACGCTGCGCGACCGCTACAACCCACCGCTCGACCCGCACCAATACACCAGTCCGTTAAGCGATATGCGTTCGTATGTCAAATACCATAAGAAGGAAACGCTGCTTTCAGTCTCCGGGCTTCCCGCCGGCACACCGGTGCGCCTGGCCGTCATGGATCGCTTCGACGGCAACGTCTGGAACCTTTCGGATTCCACGGACGCCAGCGATTCCTCCGATTACCGCAAGATCGGCAGCGGCATCGCCAACACGACGCAGGGCGAGCATTTCAAAGCCACCTTCAAAGTGCACAAGGGCTTCTCCGAACAATGGCTGCCATTGGCAGGCGAAGCGACGTCCGTCGGTATGAATACCCAGGATTTCTATTACAACATGGGCACCCATTCGGCCATCGTGCCCAACATGGCACTTGGCGGGCAGACCTATACCGAATCCGGCGTCATCGCCGATATCCCCAGCCAGCAACAAATCATCCATGCACACGCCGAGCGCATCACACAACCCGAAGCGAAGGATATCCCCGACAGCGCCAGCAGACTCGCGCCGGCTTTGACCGGCAAGCAGGACAGCGACGGCGCGACCGCAGCAACCCTCGCCACGGCGCTCAAGACCAAGGGCTGGTTCTCCCACGGACTGGCGGGCGATTATCCGTCGCTGCCGGGCCATGGCAACTTCCGCATCGATTCCATGCTCGGCGGCACCGCGATGGTCGGCGACAGCGAGCAGTACGCTTCGGCGATGGCGATGATGGCCCGCGAGCTCAATCTCCCCACGCGCGTGGTGCTCGGTTTCATCCCGAAAGACAAGGACGGCAACATCACCAAGGCCCGCACCACGCACACCAAGAGCGGCGTGGCGCAAACCGATTTCACCGGCAACGACATCGAAGCCTGGGTCGAGATCAACTTCAAGGATTACGGCTGGGTGCCCTTCTACCCCACGCCCAAGGAGACAAAGATCCCGAACAAGAACCAGGATCTGACACCGCCGAACCCGAAGACGCTGGTGCGTCAGCCGCCGGTGCCGCTCGTCGACCCGCTGCATGACCAGAACCAAGCCCGCGACCAGTCCTCGCTTGACGGCGCGGACGCGGGCGACCTCAACGGGAATGCCACGTTGATGAGGATTCTCGCGATTGCCGAAAAAGTCGCTATCTACGGCAGCCCGCTGTGGATCATCCTTATTATTTGTGGGCTGATATTGCTTATCAAAGCCATCCAACTGGCCGTCATGGCCCGTCGCGGCAGCTCTGAGCAACGCATCGCTTCCGGCTGGAGGGCCATCGACATGCTCGCCGATCAAAGCGGCATCAAGACCTCCGGCACCCGCCGGCAGCAGGTCGCGCAGATCGACAAAGCGCTGAAGGCCGCGAAAGAAGGCGGTATAAGTGCAATGGATACAACCGGGGCCGCTGGAACCGCAGCTTCGACTATGACTCCCGCCGCCAGTCAATTGCCCACGCGCAAGGCACAGAAAGCCGCCGAAAAAGCAGCCAAGAAAAGGAAGCCGTTCAAGGGGCATCCGATTGACTTGGGCCAGCTTCAGCTGCTCTCTCGCGAGGCCGATTGGGTCGCCTTCTCCGGCAAGAAACCCGAAGAGACGGCTTCTGAGGATTATTGGAAGCGGGTCAAGGCCATGCGCAAAGCCATCCTCGCCGACCAACCGCGCATGCGTCGTCTGCGTACCCGACTTTCGCTCAAGGGCGTCTTCCATATGCCGCACTTGGATCTTAGCCGGCTCAAGGAGTTAGGATCCAAGAACGTCGCAGGTCATTCAGGTTCCAAGAATCGCTCAGGTGCCAAAGGTTCCGCGGGTTTCGCAAATGTTTCGAAAGCCAAAACCGGCAAAAGCGCAAAACCAGGTAAAACCTCGAAGAAAAATGCGACAAAAGGCACGTCTATACTGACTGGTGTGCATACAAAACGCAAAACCACCGCACGGAAAGGTCGTTGA
- a CDS encoding DUF58 domain-containing protein: protein MHFTKNRHQPQATSPGFSTFSQNGAMAAVSSKRKGQRRLKGRRPSLLQNNTRLGHLWLKARHNAASLRKKLPGWLTAYVSPLGWSVTGMAVVCLVAFPALGWHELLVCGIIGLVMLLCGIAMSLGNTKFHAALSVSDNRITVGDSVKVDVNISNPGKSPTVSVLGDLPMGEMHQRFRIPALAPGKAKGEQVEFRATSRAILPVGPLKISKGDPFGIVRHEQSLSQSVQVYIHPKTVFLNTLDSGIFRDLEGSPSGQVVDDDLDFYGLREYRPGDDMRNVHWLSSAKTGTMMVRQYEATKRTDTSITLGVNPTDYSSEDEFELAVSVAASIGTECLLEDRPLAVQAAADSLIARGAMPFLDWMSGVKPDIDENPNLAVATLATSPGASFYFFVVGSGAKLQRLRRIAAALSRESICVMLQIDPIAGNAIHQYDDFTLATLSSLDDLPLIMEALK from the coding sequence ATGCACTTCACCAAAAACCGACACCAGCCGCAGGCGACGTCACCCGGTTTCTCCACTTTCTCCCAGAACGGGGCCATGGCGGCAGTCTCCAGCAAACGCAAAGGCCAACGCCGCCTCAAAGGGCGCAGACCAAGCCTGCTGCAAAACAACACTCGTCTTGGGCATCTTTGGCTCAAGGCTCGGCATAATGCGGCTAGTTTGCGCAAGAAGCTGCCTGGATGGCTCACCGCCTACGTATCTCCCCTCGGCTGGTCGGTTACCGGCATGGCCGTGGTTTGCCTGGTAGCGTTCCCGGCGCTGGGATGGCACGAACTGCTGGTCTGCGGCATTATCGGGCTGGTCATGCTGTTATGCGGCATCGCGATGTCACTTGGTAATACAAAATTCCATGCAGCGCTATCCGTTTCCGATAACCGCATCACCGTCGGCGATAGCGTCAAGGTCGATGTCAATATCTCCAACCCAGGCAAAAGCCCAACTGTCAGCGTGCTCGGCGACCTGCCAATGGGCGAGATGCACCAACGTTTCCGCATCCCCGCATTAGCTCCCGGCAAAGCCAAAGGCGAGCAGGTCGAGTTCCGAGCCACTTCGCGCGCAATCCTGCCCGTCGGCCCCTTGAAAATCAGCAAAGGTGATCCCTTCGGCATCGTGCGGCACGAGCAGTCGCTTTCGCAGTCCGTTCAGGTCTATATCCATCCGAAAACCGTGTTCCTCAATACCCTTGATTCCGGCATTTTCCGCGACCTTGAAGGCAGTCCCTCCGGCCAAGTGGTCGACGACGACCTCGACTTCTACGGTTTGCGCGAATACCGCCCCGGCGACGACATGCGCAACGTCCACTGGCTTTCTTCGGCGAAAACCGGCACGATGATGGTCCGACAATACGAAGCCACCAAACGCACCGATACTTCCATCACTCTTGGCGTCAATCCTACGGATTACTCGTCCGAAGACGAATTCGAGCTCGCTGTGAGCGTCGCCGCCTCCATCGGCACCGAATGCCTACTCGAAGACCGCCCGCTGGCCGTACAGGCCGCCGCCGATTCCCTGATTGCGCGCGGAGCGATGCCGTTCCTCGACTGGATGAGCGGGGTCAAGCCGGACATAGATGAAAACCCGAACCTCGCCGTCGCAACTCTCGCTACGAGCCCCGGCGCTTCGTTCTATTTCTTCGTGGTCGGTTCGGGAGCCAAACTCCAACGTCTCCGCCGCATCGCCGCAGCGCTGAGTCGAGAATCCATCTGCGTGATGCTGCAGATTGACCCCATCGCCGGCAACGCCATCCACCAATACGATGACTTCACTTTGGCCACGCTTTCCTCTCTCGACGACCTGCCTTTGATCATGGAGGCGCTGAAATGA
- a CDS encoding AAA family ATPase, with protein sequence MSNNPEKPNDETQISDATHLSEAAHLPQFSAGDDTTNGGNSTFPSLPKRSREPRHTATDPSDDSTVLGSISHGISEDEAISEETVLSTSMPGSGNDAPVIPTENFADAGLDAQTGGSYVASPATSVEIPDDAYTGTSSSASAATLAATSVTSPSPITPAATANLTPVTGNTTNPTASSYQSPSSMSYTSSAGSFQSQVSSNASANPDSLSAPYAAATPASSIITPPKDSILEFKRSFDALVDNIGKVVVGKPEPIKLCVTALMVGGHVLLEDNPGTGKTQLARGLANSIATSFKRIQFTPDLLPSDVVGVTFYDQKSGEFEFRQGPIFASIVLADEINRASPKTQSALLEVMEEQKTTVDGKTYPMPQPFIVIATQNPLEQLGTYKLPEAQMDRFLIKTSVGAPGHDVSIGILKDIDITDRADTVSAVLSGDDIIRLRKTAKDVRVDDRILEYIERLVEATRLSEKLRVGSSMRGALALTRCARIWAAADARDYVLPDDVQDLAVPVLAHRIILNAETAFKGETAEQVVAQIVESVPAPAMGV encoded by the coding sequence ATGAGCAACAATCCAGAAAAACCCAACGATGAGACGCAAATCTCGGATGCCACGCATCTTTCTGAAGCCGCCCATCTCCCGCAATTCAGCGCCGGCGACGATACGACCAATGGCGGCAACAGCACGTTCCCCTCGCTGCCGAAACGTTCGAGGGAACCCCGGCACACGGCCACCGATCCGAGCGACGACAGCACCGTACTTGGATCCATTAGCCACGGCATCAGCGAGGATGAGGCTATCTCCGAAGAGACCGTGCTGAGCACTTCGATGCCCGGCAGCGGCAACGATGCCCCGGTCATTCCTACTGAAAATTTTGCGGATGCGGGGCTGGACGCGCAAACCGGCGGAAGCTATGTCGCTTCTCCGGCCACGTCTGTCGAGATTCCCGACGATGCTTACACGGGGACTTCTTCCAGCGCTTCTGCAGCTACTCTCGCGGCCACTTCCGTGACGTCTCCTTCCCCTATTACCCCTGCCGCAACCGCAAATCTGACTCCTGTCACTGGCAATACCACAAACCCGACGGCAAGTAGCTACCAGTCGCCGTCCTCGATGTCATACACTTCCTCAGCCGGCAGCTTCCAGTCGCAGGTCTCCTCCAACGCTTCCGCCAACCCGGATTCGCTCTCGGCCCCGTACGCCGCAGCCACGCCGGCCTCGAGCATCATTACACCGCCCAAGGATTCCATTCTTGAGTTCAAGCGTTCCTTCGACGCTCTGGTCGACAACATCGGCAAGGTTGTGGTCGGCAAGCCCGAACCGATCAAGCTGTGCGTCACGGCGCTGATGGTCGGCGGCCATGTACTGCTGGAAGACAACCCCGGCACCGGTAAAACACAGCTGGCGCGAGGCTTGGCCAATTCCATCGCCACCTCGTTCAAGCGTATCCAGTTCACTCCCGATCTGCTCCCCAGCGACGTGGTCGGCGTGACCTTCTACGACCAGAAATCCGGCGAATTCGAGTTCCGCCAAGGCCCGATCTTCGCCTCCATCGTGCTGGCCGACGAAATCAACCGCGCTTCGCCGAAGACCCAGTCCGCACTGCTGGAAGTCATGGAAGAGCAGAAGACGACCGTCGACGGCAAGACCTATCCGATGCCGCAACCGTTCATCGTCATCGCCACCCAGAACCCGCTGGAACAGCTTGGCACCTACAAGCTGCCTGAGGCCCAGATGGACCGCTTCCTCATCAAGACTTCCGTGGGCGCGCCCGGCCACGACGTGTCGATCGGTATCTTGAAGGACATCGACATCACCGACCGCGCCGACACCGTTTCCGCCGTTTTGAGCGGCGACGACATCATCAGGCTGCGCAAGACGGCCAAGGACGTGCGCGTCGATGACCGCATCCTCGAATATATCGAACGTCTTGTCGAGGCCACCAGGCTGAGCGAGAAGCTTCGCGTGGGCTCCTCCATGCGTGGCGCTTTGGCTCTCACCCGTTGCGCCCGAATCTGGGCCGCGGCCGACGCACGCGACTATGTGCTCCCCGACGACGTACAGGACCTCGCCGTGCCGGTGCTCGCCCACCGTATCATTCTGAACGCCGAAACCGCGTTCAAGGGCGAAACCGCCGAACAGGTCGTCGCGCAAATCGTCGAATCCGTCCCAGCCCCTGCCATGGGAGTCTGA